In the genome of Paenibacillus pabuli, one region contains:
- the purH gene encoding bifunctional phosphoribosylaminoimidazolecarboxamide formyltransferase/IMP cyclohydrolase — protein sequence MSIKRALVSVWDKTGIVDFCRELSQMGVEIISTGGTSSLLSKEGVPVIGISDVTGFPEIMDGRVKTLHPAVHGGLLAVRDSEEHKRQMEENGLDYIDLVVVNLYPFQDTIAKPDVTYEDAIENIDIGGPTMLRSAAKNHAFVSVVVDTADYGTVLEEVRSSGDTTLETRKRLAAKVFRHTAAYDAVISDYLSNLNGDPLPERLTVTYEKLQDLRYGENPHQQAAFYRKPLAAQDTLTTAEQLHGKELSYNNINDANAALQIVKEFEEPAVVAVKHMNPCGVGIGESIYEAYGKAYVADPTSIFGGIVAANRIIDSDTAAKLSEIFLEIVLAPDFTQEALDILTKKKNIRLLKTGELNAARNRESKFVVTSIDGGMIVQQSDVHSIEASELQVVTDRAPSEEELKQLLFGWKVVKHVKSNAIVLAANDMTVGVGAGQMNRVGAAKIAIEQAGDLAKGAILASDAFFPMGDTLELAAKAGVTAVIQPGGSIKDEESIKVANEYGIAMVFTGVRHFKH from the coding sequence GTGAGTATCAAAAGAGCGCTGGTCAGCGTATGGGATAAAACGGGCATCGTGGATTTTTGCCGCGAGCTGTCGCAAATGGGTGTAGAGATTATTTCGACAGGAGGGACAAGCAGCCTGTTGTCGAAGGAAGGCGTACCTGTTATCGGGATTTCGGATGTGACAGGATTCCCCGAAATTATGGACGGACGTGTCAAAACATTGCATCCTGCAGTTCATGGTGGTCTGTTGGCTGTTCGTGACAGCGAAGAGCATAAGCGCCAGATGGAAGAAAACGGACTGGATTATATCGACCTCGTAGTCGTAAATCTGTATCCGTTCCAAGATACCATCGCCAAACCGGACGTAACGTACGAAGACGCAATTGAGAACATCGATATCGGTGGTCCAACCATGCTTCGTTCTGCTGCCAAAAACCATGCGTTTGTCAGTGTCGTGGTTGATACTGCCGACTATGGTACGGTGCTTGAAGAAGTTCGCAGCAGTGGAGATACCACACTCGAAACACGCAAACGGCTTGCGGCAAAAGTGTTCCGCCATACAGCGGCTTACGATGCTGTTATTTCCGACTATCTCTCTAACCTGAACGGTGACCCGCTGCCAGAGCGTCTGACGGTGACTTACGAAAAACTCCAGGATTTACGCTATGGCGAAAATCCACATCAACAGGCGGCATTCTATCGCAAGCCGCTTGCAGCCCAAGATACGTTGACAACAGCCGAGCAACTGCACGGCAAAGAATTGTCCTACAATAACATCAACGATGCGAACGCAGCATTGCAGATTGTGAAGGAATTTGAAGAACCGGCTGTTGTGGCGGTTAAACATATGAATCCTTGCGGCGTAGGTATTGGCGAAAGCATCTACGAAGCTTATGGTAAAGCCTATGTGGCAGATCCAACCTCAATCTTTGGCGGAATCGTGGCAGCCAACCGCATTATCGACAGCGATACAGCGGCCAAACTGAGTGAGATTTTCCTGGAAATCGTTCTGGCTCCTGACTTTACACAAGAGGCACTCGATATCCTCACCAAAAAGAAAAACATTCGTTTGCTCAAAACGGGTGAACTGAACGCTGCCCGCAATCGGGAGAGTAAGTTCGTAGTAACCTCCATCGATGGTGGCATGATTGTGCAACAAAGCGATGTTCATTCCATTGAAGCGAGTGAGCTCCAGGTAGTTACAGATCGTGCGCCATCCGAAGAAGAACTGAAACAGCTGTTGTTCGGATGGAAAGTGGTTAAGCACGTGAAATCCAATGCGATCGTTCTGGCAGCAAACGACATGACAGTGGGTGTCGGCGCAGGGCAAATGAATCGTGTCGGCGCAGCCAAAATTGCAATTGAACAAGCAGGCGATCTGGCTAAAGGTGCCATTCTGGCATCCGATGCATTCTTCCCAATGGGCGATACACTGGAACTTGCAGCGAAAGCTGGAGTTACGGCTGTGATTCAACCAGGTGGTTCAATCAAAGATGAAGAGTCCATCAAAGTAGCGAATGAATACGGCATTGCCATGGTCTTCACTGGCGTACGTCACTTCAAACACTAA
- the purD gene encoding phosphoribosylamine--glycine ligase codes for MDILVVGGGGREHAIIWALAKSPKAGKIHCAPGNAGIAQLAECHPIAVNEFDKLTALAVELNVGLVVIGPDDPLADGIVDAFDKTGIPVFGPRRNAAEIEGSKTFMKDLLHKYNIPTAAYEKFDNYEQAQAYLNEQDIPVVIKADGLAAGKGVTVAYSRDEADQALRSIMVDKVFGEAGAKVIIEEFLAGQEMSILAFVDGETVRPMAAAQDHKPVFDNDQGPNTGGMGTYSPLPHIPSSIIEEAVETIIKPTAKAMVSEGRPFQGVLFAGLMISPDGKPKTIEFNARFGDPETQVVLPRLKSDLLDIFWATVHGKLADIEIEWSDEAAVCVVLASGGYPGPYAKGVVIEGLDQVDEAVVFHAGTARNESGDWVTNGGRILGVVGLGSDIAEARNKAYAQAERIHFDGKHQRSDIAAKALV; via the coding sequence ATGGATATTCTGGTAGTGGGCGGCGGTGGCCGCGAACATGCAATCATATGGGCACTGGCGAAAAGCCCGAAGGCAGGCAAGATTCATTGTGCACCGGGAAATGCGGGCATAGCACAGCTCGCCGAGTGTCATCCAATTGCGGTCAATGAATTCGATAAACTGACGGCACTTGCCGTGGAGCTTAACGTGGGATTGGTTGTTATTGGGCCAGACGATCCACTCGCAGACGGCATTGTGGATGCTTTTGACAAGACAGGCATTCCGGTATTTGGACCACGCCGTAATGCAGCAGAGATTGAAGGCAGCAAAACGTTCATGAAAGACCTGCTGCACAAATACAATATTCCGACCGCAGCCTACGAGAAATTCGACAATTACGAGCAAGCGCAGGCTTATCTGAATGAGCAGGACATCCCTGTGGTGATCAAGGCTGATGGACTGGCAGCTGGAAAAGGTGTTACCGTAGCCTATTCCCGTGATGAGGCAGATCAGGCACTCCGCAGCATTATGGTTGACAAAGTATTTGGGGAAGCCGGAGCCAAAGTTATCATCGAAGAATTTCTGGCAGGTCAGGAAATGTCGATTTTGGCTTTTGTGGATGGGGAGACTGTTCGTCCGATGGCGGCTGCACAAGATCACAAACCGGTATTCGACAATGATCAGGGGCCAAATACGGGTGGAATGGGTACATACTCACCATTGCCGCATATCCCATCCTCCATTATTGAAGAAGCGGTAGAGACGATTATCAAACCAACTGCGAAAGCGATGGTATCCGAGGGACGTCCGTTCCAGGGTGTATTGTTTGCCGGGCTGATGATCTCACCAGATGGCAAACCCAAAACAATTGAATTCAACGCCCGTTTCGGTGATCCCGAGACGCAGGTTGTGCTGCCACGTCTGAAGAGTGATCTGCTCGACATTTTCTGGGCAACCGTGCACGGGAAATTGGCCGATATTGAGATTGAATGGAGCGATGAAGCGGCTGTATGTGTGGTGCTCGCTTCTGGGGGGTATCCTGGTCCTTATGCAAAAGGTGTAGTTATTGAAGGACTGGATCAAGTCGATGAAGCAGTAGTATTCCACGCTGGAACGGCACGCAATGAATCTGGAGATTGGGTCACCAATGGTGGACGAATTCTAGGTGTTGTGGGTCTTGGTTCTGATATTGCCGAAGCCAGAAACAAAGCCTACGCTCAAGCGGAACGTATCCATTTTGACGGAAAGCATCAGCGATCTGACATCGCTGCCAAAGCGTTGGTATAA